In a genomic window of Scyliorhinus torazame isolate Kashiwa2021f chromosome 5, sScyTor2.1, whole genome shotgun sequence:
- the LOC140419751 gene encoding uncharacterized protein codes for MEKPWKCRDCGKGYRFPSELETHRRSHTGERPFTCSQCEKGFIDLSTLRKHQRIHSGERQFSCSQCGEEFIQLSNLRKHQRVHTGERQFTCSVCGKNFRRLFNLQTHQRVHTGERPFTCSQCGKGFIDSSNLQTHQRVHTGERPFTCDQCGKGFIDSSKLQRHQRVHTGERPFTCSQCGKGFIDSFALQRHQRVHTGERPFTCSQCGKGCIDLSALRKHQRVHTGERPFTCSQCGKGFTQLSNLQTHQRVHTGERPFTCSVCGNGFTQLSSLQTHQRVHTGEKPFTCSQCGQKFRALSSFRNHQRVHIGETSFTCFQCGERFSDLATQQTHQRIHTGERPFTCSECGKGFVDSSILQRHQRVHTGEKPFSCSLCGNGFTQLSSLQTHQQVHTGERPFTCS; via the coding sequence atggagaaaccgtggaaatgtagggactgtgggaagggatacagattcccatccgAGCTGGAGACTCatagacgcagtcacactggggagaggccgttcacctgctctcagtgtgagaagggattcattgatttatccaccctgcggaaacatcagcggatTCACTCCGGGGAGAGgcaattcagctgctctcagtgtggggaggaATTCATTCAGTTATctaacctgcggaaacatcagcgagttcacaccggggagaggcaattcacctgctccgtgtgtgggaagaatTTCAGACGGTTATTcaatctgcagacacatcagcgagttcacactggggagaggccgttcacctgctctcagtgtgggaagggatttattgattcatccaacctgcagacacatcagcgagttcacactggggagaggccattcacctgcgaccagtgtgggaagggctttattgattcatccaaactgcagagacatcagcgagttcacactggggagaggccattcacctgctctcagtgtgggaaaggattcattgattcattcgccctgcagagacatcagcgagttcacactggggagaggccattcacctgctctcagtgtgggaagggatgcaTTGATTTAtccgccctgcggaaacatcagcgagttcacactggcgagaggccgttcacctgctctcagtgtgggaagggattcactcagttatccaacctgcagacacaccagcgagttcacactggggagaggccattcacctgctccgtgtgtgggaatggattcactcagttatccagtctgcagacacaccagcgagttcacactggggagaagccattcacctgctctcagtgtgggcagaagTTCCGTGCTTTATCCAGTTTTCGgaaccatcagcgagttcacattggggagacgtcattcacctgctttcagtgtggggaGAGATTCAGTGATTTAGCCACccagcagacacaccagcgaattcacactggggagcggccgtttacctgctctgagtgtgggaagggatttgttgattcatccatcctgcagagacatcagcgagttcacactggggagaagccattctcctgctccctctgtgggaatggattcacacagttatccagtctgcagacacaccagcaagttcacactggggagagaccattcacctgctcttaa